One Campylobacter sputorum subsp. sputorum DNA segment encodes these proteins:
- the infC gene encoding translation initiation factor IF-3: MSKEKEVLLNEEIEAREVRCIGDDGTVYGVISSDEALNIAYRMGLDLVLIAPDAKPPVCKVMDYSKFRYQQEKKKKEAKKKQKVIDIKEIKLSLKIAQNDINYKVKHAIEFLEEGKHVRFRVFLKGREMATPEAGAELLEKVWAMVENIAQRDKAPIFEGRYVNMLVFPKKG; encoded by the coding sequence TTGAGTAAAGAAAAAGAAGTTTTGCTCAACGAAGAGATAGAAGCAAGGGAGGTAAGATGTATTGGGGATGATGGCACTGTTTATGGTGTGATATCATCAGATGAAGCATTAAATATAGCTTATAGAATGGGGCTTGATTTAGTTTTAATAGCTCCTGATGCAAAACCGCCAGTTTGCAAAGTAATGGACTATAGTAAATTTAGATACCAACAAGAAAAAAAGAAAAAAGAAGCTAAGAAAAAACAGAAAGTTATAGATATAAAAGAGATAAAGCTTTCTTTAAAAATAGCCCAAAATGATATAAATTATAAAGTTAAGCATGCTATAGAATTTCTTGAAGAAGGCAAACATGTAAGATTTAGGGTTTTTCTAAAAGGTAGAGAAATGGCAACACCTGAAGCAGGAGCTGAACTTTTAGAGAAAGTTTGGGCAATGGTTGAAAATATTGCACAAAGAGATAAAGCTCCAATCTTTGAAGGAAGATATGTAAATATGCTTGTATTTCCTAAAAAAGGATAA
- a CDS encoding TIGR01777 family oxidoreductase, translated as MKIAISGGTGFVGTALYKELQKEHNIVLITRDDFNQNRLSEIIKNCNAIINLAGAPISKKWTKEYKKELLNSRIETTKALIEAMKTTKPQIFISTSAIGIYKNGYSGGEENAIYNDNFLGALAKTWEEEALKATKYNIKTTIFRFGVVLGKNGGALNQMETPFKLGLGGSIGDGKNMMSWVSLEDVVSAIKFALSGHTNGIYNLTSPNPISNKNFSMILADTFNKPMFLSIPTFILKLKFGEGSVVMTDSLEIYPNKLLNENFVFKYPTLKECLDNIYK; from the coding sequence ATGAAAATAGCAATTAGTGGTGGAACTGGTTTTGTAGGAACCGCGTTATACAAAGAACTTCAAAAAGAACACAATATAGTTCTAATAACAAGAGATGATTTTAATCAAAATAGACTTTCAGAAATTATAAAAAATTGCAATGCCATAATAAATTTAGCAGGTGCGCCTATATCTAAAAAATGGACAAAAGAGTATAAAAAAGAGCTTTTAAATAGCAGGATAGAAACTACAAAAGCTTTAATTGAAGCTATGAAAACTACAAAACCGCAGATATTCATATCAACTTCTGCTATTGGGATATATAAAAATGGCTACAGCGGTGGCGAAGAAAATGCCATTTATAATGATAATTTTTTAGGCGCTCTTGCTAAGACTTGGGAAGAAGAGGCTCTAAAAGCTACGAAATATAATATAAAAACAACTATATTTAGATTTGGTGTTGTTCTTGGTAAAAATGGCGGTGCATTAAATCAGATGGAAACGCCTTTTAAACTAGGGCTTGGTGGAAGTATAGGAGATGGTAAAAATATGATGAGCTGGGTTAGTCTTGAAGATGTAGTTTCTGCGATTAAATTTGCACTTAGTGGCCATACAAACGGGATTTATAATCTTACTTCGCCAAACCCCATAAGCAATAAAAACTTTAGCATGATCCTAGCAGATACTTTTAACAAGCCTATGTTTTTATCCATACCAACATTTATATTAAAACTAAAATTTGGCGAAGGCAGTGTTGTTATGACAGACTCACTTGAAATTTATCCTAACAAATTACTAAATGAGAATTTTGTATTTAAATACCCTACTTTAAAAGAATGTCTAGATAACATTTACAAATAA